One Glycine max cultivar Williams 82 chromosome 6, Glycine_max_v4.0, whole genome shotgun sequence DNA segment encodes these proteins:
- the LOC102666714 gene encoding uncharacterized protein, translated as MDPVKYIFEKPSLTGRITRWQILFSEFDIVYVTQKVMKGSALVDYLAQQPMNDYQPMHPEFPDEDIMTLFEEEVEDEDKDKWIVGFDCRNNIAEYEACALGTQAVINFKVKLLKVYEDSALVIHQLKGEWKTRDHKLVPYQVYIRKLIEFFDDISFHHIPREENQMADALAALASMFQLSPHEDLSYIEFICHGKPAHYCLIEEEKDGKPWYFDIKQYIEDKEYPPEAFNNDKRTLRRLAASFFLSGNILYKRNHDMVLLQCVDARVAEQMLIKVHEGSFGTHANGRAMARKILRAGYYWLTMESIVASMRGNAISVRPSPIMLMLHPYL; from the exons atggatcccgtcaagtacatctttgaaaagccctCTCTCACTGGACGGATCACTCGGTGGCAGATTCTATTTTCAGAGTTTGATATTGTTTATGTCACTCAGAAGGTGATGAAGGGAAGTGCCTTGGTAGATTACCTGGCTCAACAGCCCATGAATGACTATCAGCCTATGCATCCAGAATTCCCTGATGAGGACATTATGACCTTGTTTGAGGAGGAAGTAGAGGATGAAGACAAGGACAAatggatc gttgGGTTCGACTGCAGAAACAACATAGCTGAGTATGAGGCATGTGCCCTTGGGACCCAAGCGGTGATCAACTTCAAGGTCAAGTTGCTCAAGGTATACGAGGACTCGGCCTTGGTAATTCACCAGCTGAAGGGTGAATGGAAGACCAGAGACCATAAATTGGTGCCTTACCAAGTTTACATTAGGAagttgatagaattctttgatgaCATATCTTTTCATCACATTCCTAGAGAGGAAAATCAGATGGCCGACGCCCTCGCCGCCCTAGCGTCCATGTTCCAACTAAGCCCGCATGAAGATTTGTCGTACATCGAATTCATATGTCATGGAAAGCCTGCACATTATTGcttaatagaagaagaaaaggatggtaagccttggtacTTCGATATCAAACAATACATTGAAGACAAGGAATACCCGCCTGAGGCCTTTAACAACGACAAGAGGACATTGCGAAGGTTGGCGGCCAGCTTCTTCCTGAGTGGaaatatcttatacaagaggAACCATGACATGGTATTGCTTCAATGTGTGGATGCCAGAGTGGCTGAGCAAATGCTAATAAAGGTGCATGAAGGATCCTTTGGAACGCATGCCAATGGACGTGCCATGGCCCGAAAAATTCTAAGAGCGgggtattactggctcactatggagagTATTGTTGCATCCATGAGAGGAAATGCCATAAGTGTCAGGCCTTCGCCGATAATGTTAATGCTCCACCCATACCTTTGA
- the LOC113001861 gene encoding uncharacterized protein, translating to MPYADLLPSLVSNQMALVIPGKVYQSPFPKLYNPNTTYAYHGGVLGHSIEQCVAFKHKVQSLIDVGWLTFQEDSQNVRTNPLANHGGSTVNAVEKWEPRGLKQMGDVSTSRRFILEALCEVGMIRLDGDKGDSCLMHSGASHDVETCSMAEELLQGMMDKGQIEVCSARKGKGDVYMQSDDKNPSKPKPLVIHFTRDIATQKPRGFQPITVKKHAPFPYKNGKAMPWKYAAQGPDGRKDASIVHVKDDLSSTKVTNKSGMSGMTRSGWIFAAPELPVRSKNPKGKAKADVCESDKAGLTPNDEVPVGKIAKEGNNFSKKGIFTEFKVIEQLNKTPTRISLLRLLMNSKPHRVLLVKILNEAHVAQDISVEGFGGVVNNITANNYLTFADEEIPVEGRGHNRALHVSVKCLDHIVAKVLIDNGSSLNVMPKATLDKLSFNTSHLRPSSMVVQAIDGSCRDVRGEIDLPIQIRPHVCEITFQVMDINLAYSCLLGRPWIHSVGVVLLTLHQKLKFVVEGRLIIVSGEEDILVSSLSSMPYVEAVEESLETSFQALEVISNAYMESPPVQPCSSGAASMVARVMLGHRYEPEMGLGRNGNGIASLLEFTENRRRFGLGYEPTRADKRRVALKRKERSSAQP from the coding sequence ATGCCCTATGCTGACCTACTACCATCTTTGGTCAGCAACCAAATGGCTTTGGTGATCCCCGGGAAGGTTTATCAATCTCCCTTCCCCAAATTGTATAATCCCAACACGACCTATGCCTATCACGGTGGTGTTTTGGGGCATTCTATAGAGCAGTGTGTGGCCTTCAAGCACAAGGTACAAAGCTTGATCGATGTGGGATGGCTGACGTTCCAAGAGGACAGTCAGAATGTGAGGACTAATccactcgccaatcatggaggctCGACGGTTAATGCAGTGGAAAAGTGGGAGCCTCGGGGATTGAAGCAGATGGGGGACGTGTCAACCTCTAGAAGGTTCATTTTGGAAGCACTATGCGAAGTGGGTATGATTCgccttgatggggacaagggaGATTCCTGTTTAATGCATTCGGGGGCATCACACGATGTGGAGACGTGCTCAATGGCGGAAGAGTTGCTCCAGGGGATGATGGATAAGGGCCAAATTGAAGTCTGCAGTGCGAGGAAAGGGAAGGGGGATGTGTACATGCAGTCAGATGATAAAAACCCAAGTAAGcccaagcctttggtgatccacTTCACTAGGGATATCGCCACTCAGAAGCCCCGAGGCTTCCAACCTATTACAGTTAAGAAGCATGCGCCCTTCCCTTACAAAAATGGTAAGGCAATGCCATGGAAGTATGCCGCACAAGGACCTGACGGAAGAAAAGATGCATCCATCGTACATGTTAAGGATGATCTGTCCTCCACTAAAGTTACAAACAAATCCGGTATGAGTGGCATGACTCGTAGTGGATGGATCTTCGCGGCGCCCGAACTACCGGTGCGATCCAAAAACCCAAAAGGGAAGGCAAAGGCGGATGTGTGCGAGAGTGATAAGGCGGGCCTGACCCCGAATGATGAGGTCCCGGTTGGAAAGATTGCCAAGGAAGGGAACAACTTCAGCAAGAAGGGAATATTCACTGAGTTCAAGGTGATTGAAcaattaaacaaaaccccaacTAGGATTTCTCTGTTAAGGTTGCTTATGAACTCCAAGCCTCATAGAGTGTTGTTGGTCAAGAttttgaacgaggcccatgtagCACAAGACATATCCGTGGAGGGTTTTGGGGGTGTAGTCAATAACATCACGGCCAACAACTACCTCACTTTCGCCGACGAAGAGATACCCGTCGAGGGCAGGGGACACAATAGAGCCTTGCATGTGTCTGTCAAATGTTTGGACCACATAGTGGCCAAAGTGCTCATTGACAATGGCTCTTCCCTCAACGTCATGCCTAAGGCTACTTTGGACAAGCTGTCTTTTAACACATCGCACCTGAGACCGAGCTCCATGGTAGTGCAGGCTATTGATGGTAGTTGTCGGGATgtaaggggagagatcgatctcccaattCAAATCAGGCCCCACGTGTGCGAAATTACCTTCCAAGTAATGGACATAAATCTTGCCTACAGCTGCTTATTAGGTCGGCCTTGGATTCATTCGGTTGGGGTGGTCTTGTTAACACTACACCAGAAGTTGAAATTTGTGGTGGAAGGGCGGCTGATTATAGTTTCGGGAGAAGAAGACATACTTGTAAGTTCTCTGTCTTCTATGCCTTATGTTGAGGCTGTAGAAGAGTCATTAGAAACATCCTTCCAAGCACTAGAAGTTATAAGCAATGCTTACATGGAGTCTCCCCCGGTGCAACCGTGCTCATCTGGTGCCGCTTCGATGGTGGCTCGGGTTATGTTGGGGCACAGATATGAGCCCGAAATGGGTTTAGGCCGAAATGGGAATGGCATAGCGAGTTTGTTGGAGTTCACGGAGAATCGCAGAAGGTTCGGATTAGGATACGAGCCTACGCGCGCCGACAAGAGGAGAGTCGCCTTAAAAAGGAAGGAGAGAAGCTCGGCTCAGCCGTAA